From Senegalia massiliensis:
CCTAAAGAATATCAGTCTGCACTTAAAAAAGCATATGCATATGTTAATAATATGCATATGTCAAAAGCTGGCGTATATGATCAGCTCATATCTGAACATGGAGAGAATTTTTCCAAAGAAGCGGCTCAATATGCTGTCGATAATGTAGAGGCTGACTGGAAAGAAAATGCCTTAAAAAAGGCGATCGCATATCAAGATGATATGGCAATGTCACCGAATGCTATACATGATCAATTAACCTCTGAACATGGTGAGAAATTCACAGAAGAAGAAGCAAGTTACGCTGTTGATAATTTACCAGAATAGACTTATAAATATTAAATAGAGGGAAAAAGACATCCAAAAGGGTGTCTTTTTTATATAAAAACAAATAAAATTGTTAAACCTTCCTTAATATATTATAATAAGATATATAAAGGAGGTATAATATTATGGGATTTTTTGATAAGATGAAAGAATTAAATGAAAAAGCTAAAGAAAGTAAAAGTAAAAAAATAAAGATAGTTGCTAAGCTATATCATCTAGAAGGTATACCTAAAATGAAAGATGGACAAAAAACAATGGTAGAATTAAATCCTAAAGATAATAAGTTATATATAGAAGAACGTTTTGTAGGAAAGCATAGAAATAATGCAACAGTATTAGATATGGATAAGTTTAAGTATGTAGAAAGTACTACAGTATCTGAAATACAAGAAAAAGATAAATCTATAATAGGTAGAGCTATTGTTGGAGGGCTTGTTGGACCAGTTGGAGCAGTGATTGGTGGATTGAGCGGCTTAGGTAGCAAGAAGAAAGAAATAAATAATAATATAATGATTATAGGGTATAAAAGTAATGAAAAAAGAAAACAAATTAGCTTTATGGATGGAAAAGGAACTATGAACTATAAATTTTTATATAATGAATTAAAAAAATACGAGCGTGAAGAAGAAAATAAAACAGGGCAAACTGAATTATAATACATGAGCATCTACTTAAGTAGGTGTTTTTTTATATACAAAACAAACAAAAGCATATAGTAATCGAGGTGGTGGTATGGTAAGAGTAAGAAGTCTTGACACAAAAGATATGGCCAAAGAAGATTACCTTAAAGGTATGAAATATAAGGATTTAGCAGATAAATACAGCATATCTTTAAACACAATAAAATCATGGGTTAAAAGATATGGATGGGCTAAAGAGAAAAAGCAAAAGGGTGCACCCTTAAATAATAAAAATGCTACAG
This genomic window contains:
- a CDS encoding Ltp family lipoprotein encodes the protein MKKILLILLLSIALTGCGSDNAESGKEKVENEPKEEVSEETEKDIPKEYQSALKKAYAYVNNMHMSKAGVYDQLISEHGENFSKEAAQYAVDNVEADWKENALKKAIAYQDDMAMSPNAIHDQLTSEHGEKFTEEEASYAVDNLPE